The Chloroflexota bacterium genomic sequence TTCGGCCTTGGCGCCCACATCGATGCCCCGGGTCGGTTCATCCAGGATAAGCACCCTGGGCTCGAGAGTCAGCCAGCGCGCGATGACGACCTTCTGCTGGTTACCGCCCGAGAGATTGCCCACACGCTGCAACAGGCTGGGTGTTCGAATGTCCAGCTTTTCCACGAATTCCCCGGCCAGGCGATTGATGCTGGAGAAGTTCAGAAAACCACCCGCGGTTACCTGGTCCATAGAACTGATGGTAATATTATTGCGCACCGCCATGCTCATGAACAATCCCAGTTGCTTGCGATCCTCAGGCACCAGGCCAATCCCCAGTTCGATGGCATCCGACGGCGACCTGAGTCGTACCTCCTCCTCCTCGAAGAGAATCTGCCCCCCCTTGACCGGCCGGATTCCAAAGAGTGTTTCCGCCAGCGCTGTCCGACCCGCGCCCACCAGGCCGGCGATGCCCAGGATCTCGCCCCGGTGAAGCTGCAGGTTCACACCATGCAGCTCTCGGCCATCCTCCAGATCGCGAGCCTCCAGCACGACCTCTCTTTTTTCGGTTGCTGCCTTCGGATACATCTCCCCCAACTCCCGTCCAACCATCATCTGCACGATCCTCTCCTCGTCCACGTCAGAGCTTCGCACGGTGCCAACGGTCTTGCCATCGCGCAGCACAGTGACCCGGTCAGCGATCTCGAAGATCTCCTCCAGGCGATGAGAGATGAAGATGAGCGACACCCCGTCCGCCCGCAGGGATCGCATTTGCTGAAACAGGATGTCGGTCTCCCTGTCTGTCAGGGCCGAAGTCGGTTCATCCATCACGATCAAATCGGCACTGAGCGAGAGGGCTTTTGCCACCTCAATCATCTGCTGCTGCGCGATGCTCAGGCCCATCACCTCGGACCTGGGATCAATCTCCATATCGAGACGATCAAGCAGCCGCTGGGAGTCATCGTAGAGGCAGGACCAGTCGATGAAGGATGGGATGGCCCGCTGCGGTTCCCGACCCAGGTAGATGTTTTGACCCACCGTCAGGTAGGGGATCAGCGACAATTCCTGGTGGATCATGCTGATGCCCAGATCCTGAGCATCGGAAGGCGAGTTGATATCCACCTGGCGGCCCCGCAACAGGATTCGTCCCTGATCGCTGGGCTGGGCGCCGGTCAGTATCTTCATCAAGGTACTTTTGCCGGCGCCGTTTTCACCCACCAGGGCATGTATCTCACCCGGTGCTACCTCGAAGTCAACCTGGTCGAGAGCCTGAACACCGGGGAATGATTTTGAGATTCCTTCCATCTGCAGGAAGGTCTTGTCAGGGGAGTCGGTCACAGTGAAATGGTCAATAATCGATTGTCGATAGTCACTTGTCAATGACGGCGGCATGAGCAACACCAGGTGCTGCCGAAAGAAGTTCAGGCTGGGTGAAGCTCCTTCAGGGTAACCGGTCAACTGCAGAAAACACCGCGATTTGATGCATCAGACCTGAATGAACCGCAGACCTGTGCTGCCCACTCCGGGGCACCTGACGGTGAGCGTAGCCGAAGTATGACGCTGATGAACGCAGATTATCGCTGATCAATCAAAAAAAGATCAGCGATAATCTGCGCCGAAGGTCTTCGTAATCGGCGTTCCTCTGACTCATCCAGCTTAGGACTACGATTCCTATTGCGTGAACGAGGGTGCGTACTCGATAATGGTCTCCAGGGTGACCAGGCCCAACTGGACCGGTATGTACTCCACGATTGGATCGCCGTTCAGGAACTTGACCGCATTCTCCACCGCCAGCAACCCCATGGTCCTGGGCTTCTGTGCAATGGTGGCATCCAACCGCCCACTATCGACCGCAAGCAGGGCATCGTAGACGGCGTCGAAGCCTGTGAAGTTGATCTCATCGGCTCGTCCGGCGTCCTCAGCTGCCTCCAGCGCACCCAGGATCATTTCATCGTTGTGAGCGAAGACGGCGTCGATCTCCGACTGGGCCTGCAGGATGTTCTCGAACACCGTATAGCCCTCATCCCGGTTGAAGTTGGCTGTCTGCTGGGCCACGATCTCCAGGCCGGGACACTCCGCCGCCAGATACTCGTTGAAGCCCTGGCCGCGCTCCCGGGCTGCCGATGTGCCGGCGATTCCCTGAAGCTCCACTACCTTGCCGCTGCCTTCGAGCGCTTCACAAAGATATTCGCCAGCCATCTGCCCGCCGAAAACATTGTCGGAGGCGATATGGCCCACGATCTCTCCACCGGCCGCCGCACGATCGACGGTCAACACCGGGATCCCCGCCTGATTGGCCTTCTGGATCGAAGGCACAATGGCGTCCGCATCGGTGGGGTTGATCAGCAAGGCGTTGACACCCCGCTGGATCAGATCCTCGATATTGGTCGCTTCCTTGGCCGGATCGTCCTGGGCATCGGTGACGATCAACTTGACACCCTGGATGTCAGCCTGACTCTTGGCGCCCTCCTGCAGATCCACGAAGAAACGATTGTTGAGCGTGGAAAGCGACAGTCCGATCGTATAGTCGCCGGCAGGCTGGCTAACCATGCCAGAACCGGAGATCAACGCCAACTCGATGGGCTTATAGTCGGGCACCTCGGCCCCACCGATGTGGTCGATGGCAATTTTGACACTCTCGTTGCCCATGGTCCAGGGCAACTGGCCAACCGTTGCCGCCAGCACCCCCGATTCGACGGCCAGCCGCGCAGCGTCGATAGCATCGAAACCGACGAAGGTGATCTCCCGCGTCCGGCGCGCCGCGTCCGACGCCTCGATGGCGCCCAGGATCATCTCATCGTTGTGGGCAAAGACACCATCGATCTCGGGCTCGGCCTGCAGGATGTTCTCAAACACCGTGTAGGCCTCATCCCGGCTGAAGTTGGCCGTCTGCCTGGCGATGATTTCGATGCCCGAACATGACTCACTGGCCATGACCTTGTTGAAACCTTCGCTGCGATCCCGGGCAGCCGACGTGCCGGCGATTCCCTCCAGCTCAACCACATTGCCAACACCGCCCAGAATTTCGCACAAAGCAGCGCCGGCCGTTTCGCCACCCTGAACGTTGTCGGAAGCGATGTGGGAGACAATCTCGCCCCCATTGGCGCCGCGATCCACGGTAAAGACCGCAATGCCAGCCTGGTTGGCCTTCTGAATCGACGGCACAACCGCGTCGCTGTCGGTCGGATTGACAATGATCGCCCGGACCTTCTGCTGGATCAGGTCTTCGATGTTGGCAGCCTCCTTGGCAGAGTCATCCTGGGCATCGGTGACGATCAGCTCGAATCCACCTGCCTTGACGGCATCCTGGGCACCTTCCGCCAGGCTCACGAAAAAGGGATTATTCAGCGTGGAGAGAGAGAGGCCAATGCGGGTCAACACAGCCGTGCCCGCATCATCGACCTTCTCTACCGCCTCAGCCGTCACAAGCGCAAGGTCCACCGGGATATAGTCGCTCACATCCTTGCCGGCCAGATGATCCACGGCGGTCTGTACACCCAGAATACCCATTTCCGACGGAAGCTGGGCGACGGTACCCTGCAGCCTGCCACGGTCAATGGCCCGCTTGGCATCATTGATGGCGTCGAAGCCCACGAAGACGATCCCTTCGGCACGATCGGCAGCTTCGGCCGCCTCGATCGCACCCAGAACCATCTCATCATTGTGGGCAAAGACACCATCGATCTCCGGGTTAGCCTGAAGAATATTCTCGAAGACGGTGTACCCCTCGTCCCGGTTGAAATTGGCCGTCTGTTTGGCCACGATTTCCAGACCGGGGCACTCTTCCGCCAGATACTCGTTGAATCCCTGCCCTCGCTCACGGGCTGCCGACGTGCCGGCAATGCCCTCCATCTCGACAACGTTGCCCGATCCGCCCAGGGTCTCGCAAATGTAAGCGGCTGCCTTCCGGCCACCCGCCACATTGTCGGAGGCGATATGGGCGACGATCTCACCCCCATTGGCACCACGGTCAATGGTGAAGACGGGAATCCCCGCCGCGTTGGCCTTTTGAATGGAGGGAATCACAGAGTCCCCATCGGTGGGATTGACCAGCAAAGCAGCCACGCCCTGTTGAATCAGATCCTCGATATTGGTGGCCTCCTTGGCCGGGTCATCCTGGGCATCGGTGACCACCAGGTCAACGCCCAACTCACGAGCCTTGCCATTGGCGCCGTCCCGCAGCGTTACGAAGAATGGGTTATTCAGCGTCGACACCGACAGCCCGATACTGGTCTTGTCGCTACCTGCCGGGCCCGGCGAGCCGCACTGGGTCAATATCAGTGTCAGCACAATCAGCAGGGCAAAAATCAGATACTTTCGATGTTTCATCACGATCCTCCATGGGTTTGAATGGTCAGCGTACAGCCTTGTACACCAACAGTGCCAGGGCAATCACAACGCCGGTGACTACCGGCTGGTAAAAAGAAGGTACGTTCAACAGATTAAGGCCGTTGTTCAGGACGGCAATGACAAGCACGCCCAGCAGGGTGCCACCAAGCCCACCCTCGCCACCGGCAAAACTGGTGCCACCGACGACAACCGCAGCGATGGCATCGAACTCATAGGCCAGGCCGGCCGTCGGCTGGGCGGAATTCAGGCGGGCAATCAGAATCATCCCGGCCAGCGCGGACAGGAATCCGGCCAGCACATAGACAAAGGAGGTGTACCGGTCCACGTTGATGCCCGCGTAGCGAGCAGCCACCGGGTTGTTGCCCAATGCGTAGATGTACTGGCCAATGAACGTGCGGTTCAGAATAATCCAGTTAACAATGTAGACCAGGGCCATGATCAGGATGGGCATCGGTATCGGACCAATCGAACCCTTGGCGATGAAGCGAAAGCTGTCCGGCAAACCGGTGATGGGACGGCCCTGGCTGTAGGTGAGGGCCAGCCCGCGCGCGATCGTCATCATGCCCAGAGTCGCCACAAAGGGAGGCACCCGCGCCTTCGTGATCACCAGGCCGTTAACCAGTCCCAGCAGGGCACCCAGCGCCAGCCCGATCCCCACCGCCGCCGGTACGGCAACACCTTTTTGCATCATGTCGGCTGACACAATGGTGCTCAAGGCTAGAATCGAGCCGACCGAGAGATCGATTCCTGCGGTCAGGATGACAAAGGTCATGCCGACGGCGATGATGCCATTGATCGTCGACTGTTTCAACACGTTGACCATGTTGTCGACCGTCAGAAAACGATCGGAGAGCAAAGTCAGCGCAGCGCACAACAGTAAAAAGGAGAGTGCAAGGCCATAGCGTTGCATGATCTCCCGCACGCCTATCGATGGTCGCAGTGAGACACTGTTAGCAGACATGCTCAATCCACCAATGCACTGGTGCCGTCCAGCAGGCCAAGCAGGTCCTGGCGCTCCGGCAAGGAAGGTTGGGCGCCAAATCGCGTAGCAGCCAGGGCGCCGGCCGCGTTGCCCCAGCGTGCCGCTTCGAAGACCGGCTTTCCTTCTGCCATGGCCACCGCGAGACCTGCCACGAAAGCATCGCCGGCAGCCGTGGTATCGACAACCTGAACCGGAAAGGCAGGCACTGTTTGGCTGCCTTGCAGTCCCAGTACCAGGGCGCCTTGGCTGCCCAGCGTCAGCACCACGATATCAGGACCCAGCTCCCGTACCGCCGAGGCAACCGCCCCGAAATCGGCGGAGTCGGATTGGGAAATGCCAGCCAGCGCCAGCGCTTCACCTTGATTGGGAATCAGAACATCCACCATCTCCAGCAGGTCCGCGGAAAGGGCATCGGCCGGCACCGGGGCAGGATTCAGAACAACCGGGGTGCCGTGAGCACGAGCCACGGAAGCCGCGTGCGCCACCGTTTCCAGTGGGCTTTCCAGTTGCAGAAGAAGAAGATCCGCGGTGGCGATGGCTTCTTCGGCGGCATCCACATCGGCCGGGGAAAGCTCAGCATTGGCGCCCGATGCCACGACGATGCAGTTCTCGCCGGCATCGTCGACAATGATCATCGCGACGCCGCTGGCTACGCCCGATTGTTTGATCACGT encodes the following:
- a CDS encoding sugar ABC transporter ATP-binding protein, producing the protein MTGYPEGASPSLNFFRQHLVLLMPPSLTSDYRQSIIDHFTVTDSPDKTFLQMEGISKSFPGVQALDQVDFEVAPGEIHALVGENGAGKSTLMKILTGAQPSDQGRILLRGRQVDINSPSDAQDLGISMIHQELSLIPYLTVGQNIYLGREPQRAIPSFIDWSCLYDDSQRLLDRLDMEIDPRSEVMGLSIAQQQMIEVAKALSLSADLIVMDEPTSALTDRETDILFQQMRSLRADGVSLIFISHRLEEIFEIADRVTVLRDGKTVGTVRSSDVDEERIVQMMVGRELGEMYPKAATEKREVVLEARDLEDGRELHGVNLQLHRGEILGIAGLVGAGRTALAETLFGIRPVKGGQILFEEEEVRLRSPSDAIELGIGLVPEDRKQLGLFMSMAVRNNITISSMDQVTAGGFLNFSSINRLAGEFVEKLDIRTPSLLQRVGNLSGGNQQKVVIARWLTLEPRVLILDEPTRGIDVGAKAEIHGLMSQLAQEGVGVLMISSELPEVLGVSDRILVMHEGRIEGEFSRDEANQDDIMRAATGTMAAMNSGNGGLHGQ
- a CDS encoding D-ribose ABC transporter substrate-binding protein, producing MKHRKYLIFALLIVLTLILTQCGSPGPAGSDKTSIGLSVSTLNNPFFVTLRDGANGKARELGVDLVVTDAQDDPAKEATNIEDLIQQGVAALLVNPTDGDSVIPSIQKANAAGIPVFTIDRGANGGEIVAHIASDNVAGGRKAAAYICETLGGSGNVVEMEGIAGTSAARERGQGFNEYLAEECPGLEIVAKQTANFNRDEGYTVFENILQANPEIDGVFAHNDEMVLGAIEAAEAADRAEGIVFVGFDAINDAKRAIDRGRLQGTVAQLPSEMGILGVQTAVDHLAGKDVSDYIPVDLALVTAEAVEKVDDAGTAVLTRIGLSLSTLNNPFFVSLAEGAQDAVKAGGFELIVTDAQDDSAKEAANIEDLIQQKVRAIIVNPTDSDAVVPSIQKANQAGIAVFTVDRGANGGEIVSHIASDNVQGGETAGAALCEILGGVGNVVELEGIAGTSAARDRSEGFNKVMASESCSGIEIIARQTANFSRDEAYTVFENILQAEPEIDGVFAHNDEMILGAIEASDAARRTREITFVGFDAIDAARLAVESGVLAATVGQLPWTMGNESVKIAIDHIGGAEVPDYKPIELALISGSGMVSQPAGDYTIGLSLSTLNNRFFVDLQEGAKSQADIQGVKLIVTDAQDDPAKEATNIEDLIQRGVNALLINPTDADAIVPSIQKANQAGIPVLTVDRAAAGGEIVGHIASDNVFGGQMAGEYLCEALEGSGKVVELQGIAGTSAARERGQGFNEYLAAECPGLEIVAQQTANFNRDEGYTVFENILQAQSEIDAVFAHNDEMILGALEAAEDAGRADEINFTGFDAVYDALLAVDSGRLDATIAQKPRTMGLLAVENAVKFLNGDPIVEYIPVQLGLVTLETIIEYAPSFTQ
- the rbsK gene encoding ribokinase is translated as MNARITVVGSLNMDLVIRSPRIPQPGETIIGHDLHTVPGGKGANQAVAAARLGARVGMVGRVGDDDFGRPLLLNLAANCVDAQHVIKQSGVASGVAMIIVDDAGENCIVVASGANAELSPADVDAAEEAIATADLLLLQLESPLETVAHAASVARAHGTPVVLNPAPVPADALSADLLEMVDVLIPNQGEALALAGISQSDSADFGAVASAVRELGPDIVVLTLGSQGALVLGLQGSQTVPAFPVQVVDTTAAGDAFVAGLAVAMAEGKPVFEAARWGNAAGALAATRFGAQPSLPERQDLLGLLDGTSALVD
- the rbsC gene encoding ribose ABC transporter permease (functions to transport ribose at high affinity; forms a complex with RbsA2C2B), whose translation is MQRYGLALSFLLLCAALTLLSDRFLTVDNMVNVLKQSTINGIIAVGMTFVILTAGIDLSVGSILALSTIVSADMMQKGVAVPAAVGIGLALGALLGLVNGLVITKARVPPFVATLGMMTIARGLALTYSQGRPITGLPDSFRFIAKGSIGPIPMPILIMALVYIVNWIILNRTFIGQYIYALGNNPVAARYAGINVDRYTSFVYVLAGFLSALAGMILIARLNSAQPTAGLAYEFDAIAAVVVGGTSFAGGEGGLGGTLLGVLVIAVLNNGLNLLNVPSFYQPVVTGVVIALALLVYKAVR